Proteins encoded by one window of Gordonia jinghuaiqii:
- a CDS encoding NAD-dependent succinate-semialdehyde dehydrogenase has protein sequence MTAIAPHSATAEAISRIHTDLFIDGRWSPAAAGDRFDVLNPATGELLAQVADADATDARRALETAAAHQSGWAATSPRSRSEILYRAYQLIMDRVDEIASVMTAEMGKPLAEAKGEVAYGAEFFRWFAEEAVRIGGDHTTTGDGAHRVVVSKQPVGPCILITPWNFPLAMGTRKIGPAVAAGCTMVLKPAELTPLTTLLLTDILVEAGLPAGVLNVVTTSNPSTVVTEWMESGLARKVSFTGSTAVGKTLLRQAAGTVMRTSMELGGNAPFIVCADADIPRAVDGLMLAKMRNIGQACTAANRIFVHRSVIDEFTEAFTAKMAALRVGDGAAEGVQVGPLVEPKAVAKVSALVDDAVAKGATVRLGGQAPDGPGSFYPPTVLTGVGLDADLVRNEIFGPVAALIPFGDAGKPDDPAADDEVVALANDTPWGLVAYLFSQDVDRCARLSAALEAGMVGVNTGAVSNPAAPFGGVKESGLGREGGRVGIEEFLDMKYTASPIRR, from the coding sequence ATGACGGCCATCGCCCCGCACAGCGCAACCGCCGAGGCCATCTCGCGGATCCACACCGATCTGTTCATCGACGGCCGGTGGTCGCCCGCTGCCGCCGGTGACCGGTTCGACGTACTCAACCCGGCCACCGGGGAACTACTCGCGCAGGTCGCCGACGCCGACGCCACCGATGCCCGCCGCGCCCTCGAGACCGCCGCCGCGCACCAGTCGGGGTGGGCCGCGACGTCTCCACGCAGCCGTAGCGAGATCCTCTACCGCGCATACCAACTCATCATGGATCGCGTCGACGAGATCGCGTCGGTGATGACCGCCGAGATGGGCAAGCCGCTCGCCGAGGCCAAGGGCGAGGTCGCCTACGGCGCGGAGTTCTTCCGCTGGTTCGCCGAGGAGGCCGTGCGCATCGGCGGCGATCACACCACCACCGGCGACGGTGCGCATCGCGTCGTGGTGAGCAAGCAGCCCGTCGGTCCGTGCATCCTGATCACGCCGTGGAACTTCCCGCTGGCCATGGGCACCCGCAAGATCGGTCCCGCCGTGGCCGCCGGTTGCACCATGGTGCTCAAGCCCGCCGAGCTCACCCCGCTCACCACCCTGCTGCTCACGGACATCCTCGTCGAGGCCGGTCTGCCCGCCGGTGTCCTCAACGTCGTGACCACCAGCAATCCGTCGACCGTCGTCACCGAGTGGATGGAGAGCGGACTCGCCCGCAAGGTCAGCTTCACCGGGTCCACCGCGGTCGGCAAGACCCTCTTGCGCCAGGCGGCAGGCACCGTCATGCGCACGTCGATGGAGCTCGGCGGCAATGCACCGTTCATCGTGTGCGCCGACGCCGACATCCCGCGCGCCGTCGACGGTCTGATGCTCGCCAAGATGCGCAACATCGGCCAGGCCTGCACCGCTGCCAACCGGATCTTCGTGCACCGCAGCGTGATCGACGAGTTCACCGAGGCCTTCACCGCCAAGATGGCCGCGCTCCGGGTCGGCGACGGCGCTGCCGAGGGTGTCCAGGTCGGTCCGCTCGTCGAGCCCAAGGCCGTGGCGAAGGTCTCGGCGCTCGTCGACGACGCGGTGGCCAAGGGCGCCACCGTACGACTCGGCGGACAAGCCCCCGACGGCCCGGGCAGCTTCTACCCGCCGACCGTGCTGACCGGCGTCGGCCTCGACGCCGACCTGGTGCGCAACGAGATCTTCGGCCCCGTCGCCGCACTCATCCCGTTCGGCGACGCGGGCAAGCCCGACGACCCCGCCGCCGACGACGAGGTCGTCGCGCTGGCCAACGACACCCCGTGGGGCCTGGTGGCCTACCTGTTCAGTCAGGACGTCGACCGTTGCGCTCGACTGTCGGCAGCGCTGGAAGCCGGTATGGTCGGCGTCAACACCGGCGCCGTGTCCAATCCGGCCGCCCCGTTCGGCGGGGTCAAGGAGTCGGGACTCGGCCGCGAGGGTGGCCGCGTGGGTATCGAGGAGTTCCTCGACATGAAGTACACCGCCAGCCCGATCCGACGCTGA
- a CDS encoding M24 family metallopeptidase has product MYLGAQLFTDSEYERRLTRVRELMDRQGLSAIIVTDPANIFYLIGYNAWSFYTPQMLFVPIEGEMVFYAREMDAHGAHRTTWLPDEQIVGYPENYVHRPHLHPFDWVAWSLRQRHLIAPASRAGSVGLEMDSHFFSPKAYRALFNAIPEWKLVDNFELVNWVRSVKSDAEIQLMRQAGMVCSEAMRAAIDTIDIGVRQCDAAAAISQAQITGTQEFGGDYPAIVPMMPTGAAADTPHLTWHQGTFVEDEAVVIELTGAHNRYHCPLARTVSLGTPAKDLDYVAKATAEGLENVLDAIRPGVATRELASTWNWTLAKYGLEKPSRLGYSIGIGYPPDWGERTISIRTEDESILETNMTFHIVCGMWMDNYGFELSESVRVSPTGVECFTSFPRELIRK; this is encoded by the coding sequence ATGTACCTCGGTGCTCAGCTGTTCACCGACAGCGAGTACGAACGCCGCCTCACGCGTGTCCGCGAACTCATGGACCGTCAGGGGTTGTCGGCGATCATCGTCACCGACCCGGCCAACATCTTCTACCTCATCGGGTACAACGCGTGGTCGTTCTACACCCCGCAGATGCTGTTCGTCCCCATCGAGGGCGAGATGGTCTTCTATGCGCGCGAGATGGATGCCCATGGCGCACATCGGACGACGTGGTTGCCCGACGAGCAGATCGTCGGATATCCGGAGAATTATGTGCACCGGCCGCATCTGCACCCGTTCGACTGGGTCGCGTGGTCACTGCGGCAGCGGCACCTGATCGCACCGGCGTCGCGGGCGGGTTCGGTCGGCCTGGAGATGGATTCACACTTCTTCTCGCCCAAGGCCTATCGGGCTCTGTTCAACGCCATCCCGGAGTGGAAGCTCGTCGACAACTTCGAACTCGTCAACTGGGTGCGCTCGGTGAAGTCCGACGCCGAGATCCAGCTGATGCGTCAGGCCGGGATGGTGTGTTCGGAGGCGATGCGCGCCGCGATCGACACCATCGACATCGGGGTGCGCCAATGCGATGCGGCGGCCGCGATCTCGCAGGCCCAGATCACCGGCACCCAGGAGTTCGGCGGCGACTACCCGGCGATCGTGCCGATGATGCCCACCGGTGCCGCCGCCGACACACCGCATCTCACCTGGCACCAGGGCACGTTCGTCGAGGACGAGGCGGTGGTCATCGAGCTGACCGGTGCGCACAACCGGTACCACTGCCCACTCGCACGGACGGTGTCGCTGGGTACCCCGGCCAAGGACCTCGACTATGTCGCCAAGGCCACTGCCGAAGGTCTCGAGAACGTGCTCGATGCGATCAGACCGGGGGTCGCGACCCGTGAGCTCGCCTCCACCTGGAACTGGACGCTCGCCAAGTACGGTCTCGAGAAGCCTTCGCGCCTGGGCTATTCCATCGGGATCGGCTATCCGCCGGACTGGGGTGAGCGCACCATCAGCATCCGCACCGAGGACGAGTCGATCCTGGAGACCAACATGACCTTCCACATCGTCTGCGGAATGTGGATGGACAACTACGGTTTCGAACTCTCCGAGTCGGTGCGGGTCAGCCCGACCGGCGTCGAGTGCTTCACCTCGTTCCCCCGCGAGCTGATCCGGAAATGA
- a CDS encoding PLP-dependent aminotransferase family protein, producing MTATPEAMHATRHCAPTLPLAGRAKDLVGSMIDSSTSLLAAQTHDIVRFAMGSPADEAVPADEFRQIAGEILDNSSFTYGATEGEPRLLQLLVDYLATTPDPSTHDRLVITTGGMQGLDLACKLFVDPGDLVIVESPTYTNGSATALSYGAQLLEVPVDDDGMQVDQLADLVARTHRTPKAIYTIPTFQNPSGVTLSEERRRELLRLAHTWGSVIIDDDPYGLLRFAGTDIPTFQTLSPGDPLIFSVRTFSKILAPGWRVGWVDADPSLRQLLINGKQAMDTCTNVPNQHIVAEYIARGGLEDHLAGIRTLYRERKDAMLDAIARHLGDRVVTTNPEGGFFLWVTLREEFAEIDTRELFEVALADGVAFIPGPALSPGGRFRNSMRLCFASSTPDRIDEGVRRLTASLEKMAG from the coding sequence ATGACCGCAACACCAGAAGCCATGCACGCGACCCGGCACTGCGCCCCCACACTGCCGCTCGCCGGCCGGGCCAAGGACCTCGTCGGGTCGATGATCGACTCGTCGACGTCGCTGCTGGCAGCGCAGACCCACGACATCGTGCGGTTCGCGATGGGTTCGCCCGCCGACGAGGCCGTACCCGCCGACGAGTTCCGGCAGATCGCCGGCGAGATCCTGGACAACTCCTCGTTCACCTACGGCGCCACCGAGGGTGAGCCGCGCCTGCTGCAGTTGCTCGTCGACTATCTCGCCACCACGCCCGACCCGTCGACCCACGACCGCCTGGTGATCACCACCGGCGGCATGCAGGGCCTCGACCTCGCGTGCAAACTCTTCGTCGACCCGGGTGACCTGGTCATCGTCGAGTCACCGACCTACACCAACGGCAGCGCCACCGCGCTGTCCTACGGTGCGCAGCTGCTCGAGGTCCCCGTCGACGACGACGGCATGCAGGTCGACCAGCTGGCGGATCTCGTCGCACGCACCCACCGGACGCCCAAGGCGATCTACACGATCCCCACGTTCCAGAACCCCTCGGGCGTCACCTTGTCCGAGGAGCGGCGCCGCGAGCTGCTGCGGCTGGCGCACACGTGGGGTTCGGTCATCATCGACGACGACCCGTACGGCCTGCTGCGTTTCGCCGGCACCGACATCCCGACGTTCCAGACACTCAGTCCCGGCGACCCGCTGATCTTCTCGGTGCGGACCTTCTCGAAGATCCTGGCGCCCGGATGGCGGGTCGGCTGGGTCGACGCCGACCCGTCACTGCGCCAGCTGCTCATCAACGGCAAGCAGGCGATGGACACCTGCACCAATGTGCCCAACCAGCACATCGTCGCCGAGTACATCGCCCGCGGCGGCCTCGAAGACCATCTCGCCGGCATCCGCACGCTCTACCGGGAGCGCAAGGACGCCATGCTCGACGCCATCGCCCGTCACCTGGGCGACCGCGTGGTCACCACCAACCCCGAAGGCGGGTTCTTCCTGTGGGTGACGCTGCGCGAGGAGTTCGCCGAGATCGACACCCGGGAGCTGTTCGAGGTCGCCCTCGCCGACGGCGTCGCATTCATCCCCGGACCTGCGCTGTCGCCCGGTGGACGCTTCCGCAACTCGATGCGCCTGTGCTTCGCGTCGAGCACCCCGGACCGGATCGACGAAGGTGTGCGGCGTCTCACCGCCAGTCTTGAGAAGATGGCCGGGTGA
- a CDS encoding M20 family metallopeptidase — protein sequence MSGESEPEPTALSPAERAIVGLIDEDALVALTTALVEAPSENPGGTEGAAVAVLEKSCRALGLTVDVREAAPQRPNLVATLTGGDGPGLMFLGHSDVVPAGPYWTADPYTVRTHDGRLYGRGTTDMKGGLAAVVAAMAAVSRAAEFGVELSGPVRLVCTADEEEHGLGVRDFVSRPADHDFLGCVVAEPTDLQVVRGCRGASYIEIDVTGRAAHSGRPADGRSAIDAAAAIVELIRADSEHLTGSLDDLLGCGTWNVGTIQGGQGISVVAPSCSLGIDRRLMPDEDPHVIAEELRKTIRDNGIDTDGISVDVRVTMEMPGFATAADHPLVTAAVGSVTDAGTVTSVGGWSAACDGGFVSRDLGIPSIVLGPGNINTDAHQPDESVAIADLVTAARAYALAALRLLGTTPARP from the coding sequence GTGAGTGGTGAATCAGAACCCGAGCCGACGGCTCTGAGTCCGGCCGAGCGGGCGATCGTCGGCCTTATCGACGAGGACGCGCTCGTCGCGCTCACCACCGCCCTGGTCGAGGCGCCCAGTGAGAACCCGGGCGGCACCGAAGGTGCGGCCGTCGCGGTGCTGGAGAAGTCGTGCCGGGCCCTGGGCCTGACCGTGGACGTCCGCGAGGCCGCGCCGCAGCGTCCCAATCTGGTCGCCACCCTGACCGGGGGCGACGGGCCGGGACTGATGTTCCTGGGCCACTCCGACGTCGTCCCGGCCGGGCCCTACTGGACCGCCGACCCGTACACGGTGCGCACCCACGACGGCCGGCTCTACGGCCGCGGCACCACCGACATGAAGGGCGGTCTCGCCGCGGTCGTCGCCGCGATGGCCGCGGTGTCCCGCGCCGCCGAGTTCGGCGTCGAACTGTCGGGTCCGGTGCGCCTCGTGTGCACCGCCGACGAGGAAGAGCACGGTCTCGGTGTCCGCGACTTCGTGAGCCGACCCGCCGACCATGACTTCCTCGGCTGCGTGGTCGCCGAACCCACCGATCTGCAGGTGGTTCGCGGTTGCCGCGGAGCGTCGTACATCGAGATCGACGTGACCGGCCGCGCCGCCCATTCCGGCCGTCCCGCCGACGGTCGCAGTGCCATCGACGCCGCGGCGGCGATCGTCGAGCTCATCCGTGCCGACAGCGAGCACCTCACCGGGTCCCTCGACGACCTGCTCGGCTGCGGCACCTGGAATGTGGGGACCATCCAGGGCGGACAGGGCATCTCGGTGGTCGCACCCTCCTGTTCGCTCGGTATCGACCGCCGGCTGATGCCCGACGAGGATCCGCACGTCATCGCCGAGGAATTACGAAAAACCATCCGCGACAACGGTATCGACACCGACGGCATCTCCGTCGACGTCCGGGTCACCATGGAGATGCCCGGGTTCGCCACCGCCGCGGACCATCCGCTGGTCACCGCGGCGGTCGGTTCGGTCACCGACGCCGGGACCGTCACCTCCGTCGGCGGCTGGAGCGCCGCCTGCGACGGCGGTTTCGTCAGTCGCGACCTCGGCATCCCGTCGATCGTGCTGGGACCCGGGAACATCAACACCGACGCCCATCAGCCCGACGAGTCGGTGGCGATCGCCGACCTCGTCACCGCGGCGAGGGCCTACGCCCTCGCCGCGCTGAGGCTTCTGGGGACGACCCCGGCCCGACCCTGA
- a CDS encoding MFS transporter, giving the protein MSEPTKTDTYERLAPDPESPEGRKLLRKAIGASAIGNATEWFDYGVYAAASVYLTQAFFPGELGTIGTMLGFAISFVLRPLGGMIWGPIGDRIGRKSVLAMTILLISGATALIGMLPTHASIGVWAPILLITLRVVQGFSTGGEYGGAATFMAEYAPDNKRGKYGSFLEVGTLAGFCGGTVFVLLLQLALTDSQMDQWGWRIPFLFALPMGLIGLYLRAQMEDTPVFQELEQEDEITGTPWTRFKDLIVNYRRPILIMFGMVIALNITNYTLLAYQPTYLQNTINLSETSASVVNTVGQLVMIALVPLFGWWSDSTGRKPMWWGSLIGLFVLALPLYWLMGQGFVWAIVAFVILGVLYLPQLATITATFPAMFPTQVRYAGFAISYNVATAAFGGTAPLVNDAVIENTGWSLFPAVYMMGACAVGMVALLFLKETVGCSLRGTEIPSKENDFSSLKGQKVGT; this is encoded by the coding sequence ATGAGCGAACCGACCAAGACGGACACATATGAGCGGCTGGCGCCGGACCCGGAGTCTCCCGAGGGTAGGAAGCTCCTCCGCAAGGCCATCGGCGCATCGGCGATCGGCAACGCCACCGAGTGGTTCGACTACGGCGTCTACGCCGCCGCGTCTGTCTATCTGACCCAAGCCTTCTTCCCCGGTGAACTCGGCACCATCGGCACGATGCTCGGTTTTGCGATCTCGTTCGTCCTGCGGCCGCTCGGCGGCATGATCTGGGGTCCGATCGGCGATCGCATCGGGCGCAAGTCGGTGCTGGCCATGACCATTCTGCTCATCTCGGGTGCGACCGCTCTGATCGGAATGTTGCCGACCCATGCGTCCATCGGCGTGTGGGCGCCGATCCTGCTCATCACGCTCCGCGTGGTCCAGGGATTCTCCACCGGCGGGGAATACGGCGGTGCCGCAACGTTCATGGCGGAGTACGCCCCGGACAACAAGCGCGGCAAGTACGGGTCGTTCCTCGAGGTGGGCACCCTCGCGGGCTTCTGCGGCGGCACCGTGTTCGTCCTGCTTCTCCAACTGGCGCTCACCGATTCGCAGATGGATCAGTGGGGCTGGCGCATCCCGTTCCTGTTCGCGCTGCCCATGGGCCTCATCGGGCTGTACCTGCGGGCGCAGATGGAGGACACACCGGTCTTCCAGGAGCTCGAGCAGGAAGACGAGATCACCGGCACGCCGTGGACGCGCTTCAAGGACCTGATCGTCAACTACCGCCGCCCGATCCTGATCATGTTCGGCATGGTGATCGCGCTCAACATCACCAACTACACGCTCCTGGCCTACCAGCCCACCTACCTGCAGAACACCATCAACCTGAGCGAGACATCGGCGAGCGTCGTCAACACGGTCGGGCAGCTGGTCATGATCGCCCTGGTCCCGTTGTTCGGCTGGTGGTCGGACTCCACCGGCCGCAAACCCATGTGGTGGGGTTCGCTGATCGGCCTGTTCGTCCTCGCACTACCCCTCTACTGGCTGATGGGTCAGGGATTCGTGTGGGCCATCGTGGCTTTCGTGATCCTCGGTGTTCTCTACCTCCCGCAGCTGGCGACCATCACGGCCACCTTCCCGGCGATGTTCCCCACCCAGGTCCGGTATGCGGGCTTCGCGATCTCCTACAACGTCGCGACTGCCGCCTTCGGTGGTACGGCCCCGCTGGTGAACGACGCGGTCATCGAGAACACCGGCTGGAGCCTGTTCCCGGCCGTGTACATGATGGGTGCCTGCGCGGTCGGCATGGTTGCGTTGCTGTTCCTCAAGGAGACCGTGGGCTGCTCGCTGCGCGGCACCGAGATCCCCAGCAAGGAGAACGATTTCAGTTCGCTGAAGGGGCAGAAGGTGGGGACGTAG
- a CDS encoding GntR family transcriptional regulator → MTVTMKVDAETPGPDDPGASQTPVHQRKQGGSARRRVLTPLVQESTPAIIARKLHNAIANGDFPPGSQLTESGLAADLGVSRGPLREAMQRLTAEGLLVSHRNRGLFVVSMEDDDIRDMYVARTAVERAALQQVIAHREDDAVRALGEAVEAMREFIDEPNGAGMAEADMGFHQTLVDFAGSQRLSRLHETILVETRMCLRAMRGTYSSGKDRIAEHQMLVDAIAAGDAAAADALMIEHMADGLRRLIGDGAGAGNLQAVSG, encoded by the coding sequence ATGACGGTGACGATGAAGGTTGATGCCGAAACCCCGGGTCCGGACGACCCGGGGGCGAGTCAAACCCCCGTTCACCAGCGCAAACAGGGTGGATCGGCGCGTCGTCGGGTGCTCACGCCGCTGGTGCAGGAGTCGACACCGGCGATCATCGCGCGTAAGTTGCACAACGCCATCGCCAACGGCGACTTCCCGCCCGGATCCCAGCTGACCGAGTCGGGGCTCGCCGCCGACCTGGGTGTCAGCCGCGGCCCCCTGCGTGAGGCCATGCAGCGTCTCACCGCGGAAGGGTTGCTGGTGAGCCATCGCAACCGGGGACTGTTCGTCGTCTCCATGGAGGACGACGACATCCGCGACATGTACGTCGCGCGCACCGCAGTGGAACGTGCTGCCCTGCAGCAGGTGATCGCGCATCGCGAGGACGACGCGGTGCGGGCCCTGGGTGAGGCGGTCGAGGCCATGCGTGAGTTCATCGACGAGCCCAACGGCGCCGGGATGGCGGAGGCCGACATGGGATTCCACCAGACTCTGGTGGATTTCGCAGGAAGTCAACGACTTTCGCGTCTACACGAGACGATTCTCGTGGAGACGAGGATGTGCCTTCGGGCCATGCGGGGAACGTATTCCTCGGGAAAGGATCGCATCGCAGAACACCAGATGTTGGTGGACGCCATCGCCGCGGGAGATGCCGCGGCGGCAGATGCTCTGATGATCGAGCACATGGCCGATGGGTTGCGCCGCCTGATCGGTGACGGCGCGGGTGCCGGAAACCTCCAGGCGGTGAGCGGCTGA
- a CDS encoding DUF3830 family protein, which produces MLDAQAPRTAAAVWDALPLGGQVFHGKFARNEIYTLLPAFAPTEPGMENTTITPIPGDLCYFTFDGVLDNPAYGYEAESAPAQHRLLVDLAVFYGRNNLLVNGDVGWVPGNVFATITEGLEEFAAACNDVWMGGARGEKLSYARHSR; this is translated from the coding sequence ATGCTCGATGCGCAGGCCCCGCGCACCGCAGCCGCGGTATGGGACGCGCTACCGCTCGGCGGGCAGGTCTTCCACGGCAAATTCGCGCGGAACGAGATCTACACCCTCCTCCCGGCGTTCGCACCGACCGAACCGGGCATGGAGAACACCACGATCACGCCGATCCCCGGCGATCTGTGCTATTTCACCTTCGACGGCGTGCTGGACAACCCGGCCTACGGGTACGAGGCGGAATCCGCGCCCGCGCAACATCGGCTGCTCGTCGATCTCGCGGTGTTCTACGGCCGCAACAACCTGCTGGTCAACGGCGACGTCGGCTGGGTGCCGGGCAACGTGTTCGCCACGATCACCGAGGGGCTCGAGGAGTTCGCGGCCGCCTGCAACGACGTCTGGATGGGTGGCGCGCGCGGCGAGAAATTGTCGTATGCGCGCCACTCACGGTAA